The following proteins are encoded in a genomic region of Fibrobacter sp. UWH6:
- a CDS encoding dUTP diphosphatase → MKITIQYLDDSIPRLEYVGGKSDWIDLSAAETVTLKKGEFRLIHLGVAMKLPEGYEAHLAPRSSTFKNFKILQTNSVGVVDSSYCGANDWWKMPVYATEDVTIEKGSRIAQFRIMEIQPTLEFEEGELSDKDRGGFGSTGVK, encoded by the coding sequence ATGAAAATCACCATCCAATATCTTGATGATTCCATTCCTCGTCTGGAATATGTGGGCGGTAAGTCCGACTGGATCGACTTGAGCGCCGCGGAAACCGTTACCCTGAAGAAGGGGGAGTTTCGCCTGATTCATTTGGGGGTGGCTATGAAATTGCCCGAGGGGTATGAAGCCCATCTGGCCCCCCGCAGCTCCACCTTCAAGAACTTCAAGATTCTGCAGACCAATTCTGTTGGCGTGGTGGACTCCAGCTATTGCGGCGCAAACGACTGGTGGAAAATGCCGGTCTATGCCACCGAAGACGTGACCATTGAGAAGGGCTCCCGCATTGCCCAGTTCCGCATTATGGAAATCCAGCCTACTCTGGAATTTGAGGAAGGCGAACTCTCCGACAAGGACCGCGGCGGCTTCGGCAGCACTGGCGTGAAATAA
- a CDS encoding RNA methyltransferase — MRKFRVVLVEPEHPHNVGFVARAMHCYALDELYIVYPKRNKVIENSYHTAANSHDILDKATIVHTFREAIGDCSCAVAFSRRIFGSAIKHCMVPDLSGMLPDDGTIALVFGRESCGLALEEVNACTYQCEIPVPGLMSLNLGQAVSISLYELCRSGALANGEGRAKRGSKGACETQPATIDQINGFKKFLDRYLTGQYHDQAWRDNFLNTLLQRLHPTRNELSALFGLLRNVAGKPARLEQAEDRAAKAAAAKAAAEAEETKAAAEEGKAG; from the coding sequence ATGAGAAAGTTTAGAGTAGTGCTTGTTGAACCGGAACATCCTCACAACGTTGGCTTCGTAGCCCGCGCCATGCATTGCTACGCCCTGGATGAACTGTACATCGTTTACCCCAAGCGTAACAAGGTGATTGAAAATTCCTACCACACGGCAGCCAACAGCCATGACATTCTGGACAAGGCAACCATCGTTCATACCTTCCGCGAAGCTATTGGGGATTGCTCCTGTGCAGTCGCTTTCAGCCGTCGCATTTTCGGTAGTGCTATTAAGCATTGCATGGTTCCCGATCTGTCGGGCATGCTTCCTGATGATGGAACCATCGCTCTGGTGTTCGGTCGTGAATCCTGCGGCCTGGCTCTTGAAGAAGTGAACGCTTGCACCTACCAGTGCGAAATTCCCGTACCGGGCTTGATGAGCTTGAACTTGGGTCAGGCTGTTTCTATTTCTTTGTATGAACTGTGCCGTTCTGGTGCCTTGGCAAACGGTGAAGGCCGCGCCAAGCGTGGTTCCAAGGGAGCCTGCGAAACTCAGCCCGCAACCATCGACCAGATTAACGGATTCAAGAAGTTCCTGGACCGCTATCTCACCGGTCAGTATCATGATCAGGCCTGGAGAGATAACTTCCTGAACACTCTGCTCCAGAGACTACACCCCACCCGCAACGAACTTTCGGCCCTGTTCGGTTTGCTCCGTAATGTAGCCGGTAAGCCCGCTCGCCTGGAACAGGCCGAAGACCGCGCTGCAAAGGCCGCTGCCGCAAAGGCCGCCGCCGAAGCTGAAGAAACTAAGGCTGCTGCCGAAGAAGGAAAGGCCGGGTAA
- a CDS encoding sugar phosphate nucleotidyltransferase: MKKLNVLILAAGLGTRLRPLTSDVPKPLVPVVDASILEQQAVKANGIGNVRLHANAHYLAEQVVAEGKRLGFEKVWVEPEILGTAGPLKRIYNEGYRGGLLIMNGDAYCSFDLKAFVENAKRTFASAQDGSAPGVALLAVDFPKVNTFRVNKDGRLVGIAGRFGSEEGAAATFSGVSYYSDEALARIADGEFDIREFWKQEIAAGRPPFVDMSQMNATWIDMGSPEGLMAACRARLDELGVDSWTDERVAVTRDSIVFAGATVGEGETVENEIRGKGFSWKI, encoded by the coding sequence ATGAAAAAATTGAACGTTTTGATCCTTGCCGCGGGTCTTGGAACCCGTTTGCGCCCGTTGACCAGCGATGTGCCGAAACCCTTGGTTCCGGTAGTTGATGCTTCTATATTGGAGCAGCAGGCGGTTAAAGCTAACGGTATTGGAAACGTAAGACTTCACGCCAATGCGCACTATCTGGCCGAACAGGTGGTTGCCGAGGGTAAACGCCTTGGCTTTGAAAAAGTGTGGGTGGAGCCCGAGATTCTTGGAACTGCAGGCCCCTTAAAGCGAATCTATAACGAAGGATACCGTGGGGGCTTGCTGATCATGAACGGCGATGCCTACTGCAGTTTTGACCTGAAGGCCTTTGTGGAAAATGCCAAGCGCACTTTTGCCTCCGCTCAGGACGGCTCTGCCCCTGGTGTGGCCCTGCTGGCTGTGGATTTCCCCAAGGTGAATACCTTCCGTGTGAATAAGGATGGACGTCTGGTAGGAATCGCTGGCCGTTTTGGTTCCGAAGAGGGTGCCGCCGCAACGTTCTCCGGAGTATCCTATTACAGCGACGAGGCTTTGGCCCGAATTGCTGACGGTGAATTTGACATCCGTGAATTCTGGAAGCAGGAAATTGCTGCAGGACGTCCACCTTTTGTGGACATGAGTCAGATGAATGCTACCTGGATTGACATGGGTTCTCCTGAAGGTCTGATGGCCGCTTGCCGTGCCCGCCTTGATGAACTTGGAGTGGATAGCTGGACTGACGAACGCGTTGCTGTGACCCGCGATTCTATCGTGTTTGCAGGAGCCACAGTGGGTGAGGGCGAAACTGTAGAAAATGAAATCCGCGGTAAGGGATTTAGCTGGAAGATTTAG
- a CDS encoding GGDEF domain-containing protein has translation MIKYIIDYLIRASLTNSDLYTIRDKETNHNHRALLVYSAISTFFFSFTCIAAFATRLPAMLEKAPIYAGFAMFSIVSLAIAFAVGKKNHTVVGILCHIFYPMLLCFGLFSSLVISCDEPSTSLLAMYVVSPLLFVMRPIHIVIITIIADFIFLYYCGSVKPAEIVGTEIVNCIVYSGIGMIVGIFNVRDKCQRMLFENRVSQFSTKDQLTHNLRSISDIYVSMHQINLDSDTFFSIRTNNFIDSSVDSFNENFSRQITLAMTATTAPEYLDRILDFVNTKTLPDRLRGKRTITQEFMGKNFGWCRARFIAIGPVNTEVKPNQVIYAVENISEQKKIETTLIAKAETDAMTGLLNRQAGIDKIKTAINENRIGMLALFDVDKFKHINDNYGHQMGDEVIIAVANAMKETFREEDILLRLGGDEYIFFVSGVSNEEQGIQIISRFFESISRITFEKVNNLNISVSLGATFLNGEEGIDFEEYYRRIDNCTYRSKKIEGKAFTFWRDE, from the coding sequence ATGATTAAGTATATCATTGATTATTTGATAAGAGCCAGCCTCACCAACTCGGATCTGTATACTATCCGAGACAAGGAAACCAATCATAACCATAGAGCGCTGCTGGTATATTCAGCCATATCGACTTTCTTTTTTTCGTTCACCTGCATAGCCGCCTTTGCAACCCGACTCCCCGCCATGTTGGAAAAGGCCCCCATCTACGCAGGGTTCGCCATGTTCTCCATTGTAAGTCTCGCCATAGCATTTGCTGTCGGAAAGAAAAATCACACCGTTGTCGGAATCTTGTGTCACATCTTCTACCCCATGCTCCTATGCTTCGGCCTGTTTTCATCGCTTGTGATATCCTGCGACGAACCCTCCACCTCCCTATTGGCCATGTACGTGGTTTCGCCGCTGCTGTTTGTCATGCGACCAATCCACATCGTAATTATCACTATTATCGCCGATTTCATCTTCCTCTATTATTGCGGTTCCGTCAAGCCGGCCGAAATTGTTGGAACAGAAATCGTCAACTGCATCGTCTATAGCGGCATCGGCATGATTGTCGGCATATTCAACGTCCGCGACAAATGCCAACGAATGCTTTTTGAAAATCGCGTATCCCAGTTCAGCACCAAGGATCAGCTTACCCACAACCTCAGATCCATTTCGGACATTTACGTTTCCATGCACCAGATCAACCTGGACTCGGACACGTTCTTCTCAATTAGAACAAACAACTTTATTGATTCTAGCGTAGACAGTTTCAACGAAAATTTCAGCAGACAAATAACGCTGGCCATGACGGCAACCACAGCTCCCGAATACCTGGACCGCATTCTGGATTTCGTAAACACCAAAACACTACCCGACAGGCTCAGAGGCAAGCGCACCATCACCCAGGAATTCATGGGCAAGAATTTTGGTTGGTGCCGAGCCCGCTTTATCGCCATTGGTCCCGTAAACACCGAAGTTAAGCCAAACCAGGTTATTTACGCCGTCGAAAATATCAGCGAACAGAAAAAGATCGAAACAACGTTGATTGCCAAAGCCGAAACCGACGCCATGACCGGACTGCTGAACCGCCAGGCCGGTATTGACAAGATAAAGACAGCCATCAACGAAAACCGAATCGGTATGTTGGCCCTGTTCGATGTAGATAAATTCAAGCACATCAACGACAACTACGGTCACCAAATGGGCGACGAAGTTATTATCGCTGTCGCCAACGCCATGAAGGAAACTTTCCGCGAAGAAGACATTCTATTGCGTCTCGGCGGAGATGAATACATTTTCTTCGTGAGCGGAGTTTCTAACGAGGAACAGGGAATCCAGATTATCAGCAGATTCTTTGAATCTATCAGCAGGATTACTTTCGAAAAGGTGAACAACCTAAATATTTCTGTCAGCCTGGGCGCAACATTCCTAAACGGCGAAGAAGGAATCGACTTCGAGGAATACTACCGTAGAATCGATAACTGCACTTACCGCAGCAAGAAGATCGAAGGCAAGGCCTTCACCTTCTGGCGTGACGAATAA
- the recQ gene encoding DNA helicase RecQ has protein sequence MSDQQASLLFNTAQQKLKEYFGYDSFRPKQVEVIRQVLERKDTLALMPTGGGKSICYQIPALVFDGCAVVVSPLIALMKDQVDSLRENGIPAAALNSGLSTEEASEIRSAFCRGELKLLYISPERLVFEVENLLPRGRVSLFAIDEAHCISQWGHDFRPEYTQLFKLRENFPGIPILALTATADAITREDILQQLRIPEENLILDSFDRKNLSLDVRLNYKKLSKLDEIADFIKERKGESGIVYCLSRKSTETVADELRKRHIMADAYHAGMTADERARIQEDFIYDRTKVICATIAFGMGIDKSNIRFVIHYNTPKNMEGFYQEIGRAGRDGLPADTLLFYSDSDIVQLAKFAQDCSDPQQRHLQLEKLERIQHYATSLVCRRRILLGYFGEVMEQDCGNCDICNHPPRRFNGTILAQKALSAIFRTREQENANMIIDILRGSHRAEIIEKGYDKIKTFGVGAATPADKWQSYIQQMIHLGCLTMSYTDKKTLRITEFGKQVLFGEKEIQLALITEDKREKIANQRSSQPQKVSVRLSAKDNLEGSDAVLFEALRIHRRNLADAANVPPYVIFSDKVLLGMVQERPASLTDMANIPGIGAMKLQKYGQEFLQIINGED, from the coding sequence ATGAGTGATCAGCAGGCAAGTCTTCTTTTTAATACAGCACAGCAGAAGCTTAAGGAATATTTCGGTTACGACAGCTTTAGACCCAAGCAGGTCGAAGTCATCAGACAGGTTCTTGAACGCAAGGACACCTTGGCCCTAATGCCAACCGGTGGAGGCAAGTCAATCTGCTACCAGATTCCGGCCCTGGTTTTCGATGGTTGCGCCGTGGTGGTTTCGCCTCTGATTGCCCTCATGAAGGATCAAGTGGACAGTCTCCGCGAAAACGGCATCCCCGCAGCGGCACTGAACAGCGGCCTTTCAACTGAAGAAGCTTCCGAGATCCGCAGCGCCTTTTGCCGCGGAGAACTTAAACTGCTGTATATCTCCCCCGAACGTCTGGTTTTTGAAGTAGAGAACCTGCTCCCCCGCGGTCGCGTTTCGCTGTTCGCAATCGACGAAGCCCATTGCATTTCTCAGTGGGGCCACGATTTCCGCCCCGAATACACCCAGCTTTTTAAGCTCCGCGAAAACTTCCCCGGCATTCCCATTCTCGCCCTGACGGCCACGGCCGACGCCATTACCCGAGAAGATATTTTACAGCAGCTTCGCATTCCCGAAGAAAATCTGATCCTGGATAGTTTTGACAGAAAGAACTTGTCCCTAGACGTTCGTCTTAACTATAAAAAATTGAGTAAGCTGGACGAAATTGCAGACTTTATAAAAGAAAGAAAGGGTGAAAGCGGAATTGTATACTGCCTTTCCCGCAAGTCTACCGAAACTGTTGCCGACGAACTCCGCAAAAGGCACATCATGGCAGACGCCTACCACGCCGGCATGACCGCCGATGAACGCGCAAGAATTCAAGAGGACTTCATCTACGACCGCACCAAGGTCATCTGCGCCACCATCGCCTTCGGCATGGGCATCGACAAATCCAACATCCGATTCGTCATCCATTACAACACGCCCAAAAACATGGAGGGATTCTATCAGGAAATCGGACGCGCCGGCCGCGACGGCCTCCCGGCCGACACCCTGCTGTTCTATTCCGACAGCGACATCGTTCAGCTGGCCAAGTTCGCCCAGGATTGCAGCGACCCACAGCAACGGCACCTGCAACTAGAAAAGTTGGAGCGAATCCAGCATTACGCCACCAGCCTGGTTTGCCGCCGGCGAATCCTACTAGGCTATTTCGGCGAAGTCATGGAACAGGACTGCGGCAACTGCGATATTTGCAACCACCCACCACGCCGTTTTAACGGAACCATCCTGGCTCAAAAAGCCCTCAGTGCCATCTTCCGCACCCGCGAACAAGAGAACGCCAACATGATTATCGACATCCTGCGGGGGTCCCATCGGGCAGAAATCATCGAAAAGGGTTACGACAAAATCAAGACCTTTGGCGTAGGGGCAGCCACCCCTGCCGACAAATGGCAATCCTACATCCAGCAGATGATTCATCTAGGTTGCCTTACCATGAGCTACACCGACAAGAAGACCTTGCGCATTACCGAATTCGGGAAGCAGGTGCTCTTCGGCGAAAAAGAAATTCAATTGGCCCTGATTACAGAAGACAAGCGAGAAAAAATCGCAAACCAGAGAAGCTCGCAACCGCAAAAAGTTTCTGTACGCCTCAGCGCCAAGGACAATCTGGAAGGAAGCGACGCCGTACTTTTCGAGGCCCTGCGAATCCATCGCCGCAATCTTGCCGACGCCGCCAACGTACCGCCCTACGTCATCTTCAGCGACAAGGTTCTGCTGGGTATGGTTCAGGAACGCCCGGCCAGCCTCACCGACATGGCCAACATCCCCGGAATCGGCGCCATGAAGTTGCAAAAATACGGTCAGGAATTTCTGCAGATAATCAACGGCGAAGACTAG
- a CDS encoding DUF748 domain-containing protein, whose protein sequence is MKKRYIALIVLAVLIVLVIAALKIAPGIAKDYVVEHSEELIGRKMKIADVDFNPFTFTVTVDDFAIFEQDGATPFVGFEKFRVNVNPTRLLSKEINVSEIYLKGLYTQVVQDGDRFNFSDILDKFAASEQDSVATDSAATPSATADATADSAAGDSIKAINIDPVEMTGGFDVAIQNIVLEKGNIIYQDRKVGSKIHLQDFSVDIPAVYFNNKDTDIGVNLKFADGGDLTVKVLFNMKTQDFNVAVALKQFELACGKPYLKDFINYKDFSGSLDVNLNVAGNVNDVLSSNVAGTVGLNNIVLTETSEKTIGVNSVQVGIKKANLNEMDFVVDSVVVDGAFAHLDLLKGGKTNIDILLNPKGAAEDTSAVDSALAAAVVTEAPVDSSKSDSAVAAAPETAKAAPAKPLKFVLNKLQVKNTSVSANDLTIKTPFNYKVSGISVSGSNINFDTPCTVNVNANFPEGGTVSVKYKGALSDLSTMDAYVSIKNLALKHFSPYSLHYTGYPIISGTMAFASDNKINKFNLDSKNTIDIYNIDVGDKVEGSDPEFTVPMKVGLYILKDKDDKIQFDVPVQGNMQDPEFSYLKIVWKTVMNLLIKVALSPLKIVGNVAASGASAIGFDLSKNDEIVIDPLNNHMESEQYAKAIKMVSALAKDPKLKMNFVQSFNMKKTVEAYKTRKLKTEFYKSTQGKTALNELDEKAIIAIDDKDEAYTAYVAANAANLDRKALEKELLDMAAKRNAELLKTLQQQSGVTKKNVTVTTAPRSQLVNHKGKANFKVQIDVQ, encoded by the coding sequence ATGAAGAAACGTTACATTGCCCTCATTGTCCTGGCGGTATTGATCGTTCTCGTGATCGCCGCCCTCAAAATCGCCCCCGGTATCGCAAAAGACTATGTAGTCGAGCATTCCGAAGAACTCATCGGCCGCAAAATGAAGATTGCCGACGTAGACTTCAATCCGTTCACCTTCACAGTTACCGTAGACGATTTCGCCATTTTCGAACAGGACGGCGCAACACCTTTCGTGGGATTTGAAAAGTTCCGCGTCAACGTGAATCCCACTCGCCTGCTGTCCAAAGAAATCAACGTCAGCGAAATCTATTTGAAAGGCCTTTATACCCAGGTAGTACAAGACGGCGACCGCTTCAACTTCAGCGACATCCTGGATAAGTTCGCCGCAAGTGAGCAGGACAGCGTCGCCACAGATTCCGCAGCCACCCCATCGGCAACCGCTGATGCAACTGCAGACTCCGCCGCAGGCGATTCTATCAAGGCCATAAACATTGACCCCGTCGAAATGACCGGAGGATTTGATGTCGCCATCCAGAACATCGTCCTGGAAAAGGGCAACATCATCTATCAGGATCGCAAGGTCGGTTCAAAAATTCACCTCCAGGATTTCTCTGTAGATATTCCCGCCGTCTACTTCAACAACAAGGACACCGACATTGGCGTAAACCTGAAGTTTGCAGATGGCGGCGATCTGACCGTGAAAGTTCTCTTCAACATGAAAACTCAGGACTTCAATGTAGCAGTCGCCCTGAAGCAGTTTGAACTGGCCTGCGGCAAGCCCTACCTGAAGGACTTCATCAACTATAAGGACTTTAGCGGCTCCCTGGACGTCAACCTGAATGTTGCAGGCAACGTGAATGACGTTCTTTCTAGCAATGTTGCAGGTACCGTAGGCCTTAACAATATCGTCCTTACCGAAACATCCGAAAAGACCATCGGCGTGAACAGCGTACAGGTCGGCATCAAGAAGGCTAACCTGAACGAAATGGACTTTGTCGTGGATTCCGTAGTGGTCGATGGCGCATTCGCCCATCTGGACCTGCTGAAGGGCGGCAAGACCAACATCGACATACTTCTAAATCCCAAGGGTGCAGCCGAGGACACCAGCGCAGTTGACAGCGCCCTGGCCGCAGCCGTCGTTACCGAAGCACCTGTAGACTCTTCCAAGTCTGATTCCGCTGTCGCAGCCGCCCCCGAAACAGCCAAGGCCGCCCCAGCAAAGCCTCTGAAATTCGTACTGAACAAGTTGCAAGTCAAGAACACGTCCGTCTCCGCAAACGATCTTACCATCAAGACGCCCTTCAACTATAAGGTTAGCGGCATCAGCGTTTCCGGTTCCAACATCAACTTTGACACCCCCTGCACCGTTAACGTAAACGCCAACTTCCCCGAAGGCGGCACCGTTTCTGTAAAGTACAAGGGAGCCCTCTCCGACCTGAGCACTATGGATGCCTATGTCAGCATCAAGAATCTGGCCCTGAAGCACTTCAGCCCCTACAGCCTCCACTACACCGGCTACCCCATCATTTCTGGCACCATGGCTTTCGCCAGCGACAACAAGATCAACAAGTTCAACCTGGATAGCAAAAATACAATCGACATCTACAACATCGACGTTGGCGACAAGGTAGAAGGCAGCGACCCGGAATTCACCGTCCCCATGAAGGTGGGTCTGTACATTCTCAAGGACAAGGACGACAAGATTCAGTTTGACGTTCCCGTGCAGGGCAACATGCAGGATCCCGAATTCTCTTACCTCAAGATTGTCTGGAAGACCGTGATGAACCTGCTGATCAAGGTGGCCCTTTCACCCCTGAAGATTGTGGGTAACGTCGCCGCATCCGGTGCAAGCGCCATCGGTTTCGACCTGAGCAAGAACGACGAAATCGTTATCGACCCGCTGAACAACCACATGGAAAGCGAACAGTACGCCAAGGCAATCAAGATGGTTTCTGCCCTGGCCAAGGATCCCAAGTTGAAGATGAACTTTGTGCAGTCCTTCAATATGAAGAAGACGGTGGAAGCCTACAAGACCCGCAAACTTAAAACCGAGTTCTACAAGTCTACTCAGGGCAAGACCGCCCTGAACGAGCTGGACGAAAAGGCTATCATCGCCATCGACGACAAGGACGAAGCCTACACCGCCTACGTTGCCGCCAACGCCGCCAATCTGGACCGCAAGGCTCTCGAAAAGGAACTGCTGGACATGGCTGCCAAGCGCAACGCAGAACTGCTGAAGACCCTTCAGCAGCAATCCGGTGTTACCAAGAAGAACGTCACGGTCACAACCGCTCCCCGTTCCCAGCTGGTTAACCACAAGGGCAAGGCAAACTTCAAGGTACAGATCGACGTACAGTAA
- a CDS encoding ABC-F family ATP-binding cassette domain-containing protein, translated as MLNVSNVSLQYGSRVLFKEVNLSFKRGNCYGVIGANGAGKSTFLKILSGELEPNTGDVTKDPGERIAVLKQDHFAYEQNTVLETVMMGFPELYELGKKRDELYALPEMTEEQGMQAMEIETRFGEIGGYEADSNAAVLLKGLGIPEEFHYSLMADLDGGQKIRVLLAQALFGNPDILLLDEPTNHLDLDTVAWLEDYLERFENIVIVVSHDRHFLNAVCTHTCDIDYGKINIYGGNYEFWYAASQLAQKQRKDQNRRAEEKIEELKAFIRRFASNAAKAKQATSRKKLLDKMTVEEMPASSRKFPWVNFKMDREPGKIVLEVNNASIDGGDGIVCNGVNFKLNNGDKVALVGEYDTLKTAFFQLIAEETKAADGVLKWGSTISYNYFPKNNDAYFASELSLVDWLRQYSKEQDESFIRGFLGRMLFTGEEALKCCNVLSGGEKVRCMLSKMMLSNANCLLLDEPTAHLDLEAITALNNGLTAFQGPVIFCSQDHEFVQTVANRVLELTPNGVVDRSITFDEWYESKSKGNKKK; from the coding sequence ATGCTGAATGTTTCTAATGTAAGTCTTCAATATGGTAGCCGCGTTCTCTTCAAGGAAGTGAATCTTTCCTTCAAGCGCGGCAACTGCTATGGTGTGATCGGTGCAAATGGCGCCGGCAAGTCCACCTTCCTCAAGATCCTTTCCGGTGAACTGGAACCCAATACCGGTGACGTGACCAAGGACCCGGGCGAACGAATCGCCGTCCTTAAGCAGGATCACTTCGCCTACGAACAGAACACTGTTCTTGAAACTGTGATGATGGGTTTCCCGGAACTCTATGAACTGGGCAAGAAGCGTGACGAACTGTATGCTCTTCCGGAAATGACCGAAGAACAGGGCATGCAGGCCATGGAAATTGAAACCCGTTTCGGTGAAATCGGCGGTTACGAAGCTGACTCCAATGCTGCAGTGCTCCTGAAGGGTCTGGGCATTCCCGAAGAATTCCACTACAGCCTTATGGCCGATCTGGATGGCGGTCAGAAGATTCGCGTGCTCCTGGCTCAGGCTCTTTTTGGCAACCCCGACATTCTTCTGCTTGACGAACCGACCAACCACTTAGATCTGGATACCGTCGCCTGGTTGGAAGATTACCTGGAACGTTTCGAAAATATCGTGATCGTGGTGAGCCATGACCGTCACTTCCTGAATGCGGTTTGCACTCATACTTGCGATATTGACTACGGCAAGATTAACATCTACGGTGGTAACTACGAATTCTGGTATGCAGCTAGCCAGCTGGCCCAGAAGCAGCGTAAGGACCAGAACCGCCGCGCCGAAGAAAAGATTGAAGAATTGAAGGCCTTTATCCGCCGCTTCGCTTCCAACGCCGCAAAGGCCAAGCAGGCTACTTCCCGTAAGAAGCTGTTGGATAAGATGACCGTCGAAGAAATGCCGGCTTCTAGCCGTAAGTTCCCCTGGGTCAACTTCAAGATGGACCGCGAACCGGGCAAGATCGTGCTGGAAGTGAATAACGCTTCTATCGACGGCGGTGATGGCATCGTTTGCAACGGTGTGAACTTCAAGCTGAACAACGGCGACAAGGTTGCCCTGGTTGGCGAATATGACACCCTGAAGACCGCCTTCTTCCAGCTCATTGCCGAAGAAACCAAGGCTGCCGACGGCGTGCTCAAGTGGGGTAGCACCATTAGCTACAACTACTTCCCCAAGAACAACGACGCTTACTTTGCCAGCGAACTTTCTCTGGTGGATTGGCTGCGCCAGTACAGTAAGGAACAGGACGAATCCTTTATCCGCGGATTCCTGGGCCGTATGCTCTTCACCGGCGAAGAAGCCCTGAAGTGCTGTAACGTTCTTTCCGGTGGTGAAAAGGTTCGCTGCATGCTTTCCAAGATGATGCTCTCCAACGCAAACTGCTTGCTGCTGGACGAACCTACCGCTCACTTGGACTTGGAAGCCATTACCGCTCTCAACAACGGCCTGACCGCTTTCCAGGGCCCGGTGATCTTCTGCTCTCAGGACCACGAATTCGTGCAGACTGTGGCAAACCGCGTGCTGGAACTGACTCCCAATGGCGTTGTTGACCGCTCCATCACCTTCGATGAATGGTATGAATCGAAGTCTAAGGGCAACAAGAAGAAGTAA